From Canis lupus baileyi chromosome 16, mCanLup2.hap1, whole genome shotgun sequence, a single genomic window includes:
- the PLPP7 gene encoding inactive phospholipid phosphatase 7 isoform X4 → MPASQSRSRARDRNNVLNRAEFLSLNQPPKGAPEPRSSGRKAPGPSTQPPPPGEGARERRQSQQLPEEDCMQLNPSFKGIAFNSLLAIDICMSKRLGVCAGRAASWASARSMVKLIGITGHGIPWIGGTILCLVKSSTLAGQEVLMNLLLATSGCGHKSVCFRG, encoded by the coding sequence ATGCCAGCCTCCCAGAGCCGCTCCCGGGCCCGGGACCGCAACAATGTCCTCAACCGGGCAGAGTTCCTGTCCCTGAACCAGCCCCCCAAGGGGGCCCCGGAGCCCCGCAGCTCGGGCAGGAAGGCCCCGGGCCCCTCAACACAGCCCCCGCCCCCTGGTGAGGGGGCCCGCGAGCGGCGCCAGTCACAGCAGCTGCCTGAGGAGGACTGCATGCAGCTGAACCCCTCCTTCAAGGGCATCGCCTTCAACTCCCTGCTGGCCATTGACATCTGCATGTCCAAGCGGCTGGGGGTGTGTGCCGGCCGCGCCGCGTCCTGGGCCAGCGCCCGCTCCATGGTCAAGCTCATTGGCATCACGGGCCACGGCATCCCCTGGATCGGGGGTACCATCCTCTGCCTGGTGAAGAGCAGCACGCTGGCTGGCCAGGAGGTGCTCATGAACCTGCTCCTGG